Proteins co-encoded in one Macrobrachium nipponense isolate FS-2020 chromosome 24, ASM1510439v2, whole genome shotgun sequence genomic window:
- the LOC135202814 gene encoding uncharacterized protein LOC135202814, producing the protein MVLLAIADTSYNFLYIDMGAIGSQLDGGVFAQTRLGEMLLKQDANLPKPEALPCTTNRSPMDYFLVGDDAFPLWNYLIKPYPQRGLSKKDWIYNYRLSRAHRMVENAFRILANRFRVFHTSICLKPDRAESIVLASCVLHNIGRSSGEPLHT; encoded by the coding sequence ATGGTTCTACTTGCAATTGCTGATACTTCATACAATTTCCTGTACATCGACATGGGTGCCATTGGGTCACAGTTGGATGGTGGTGTATTTGCCCAGACCCGTCTCGGTGAAATGCTGTTGAAACAGGACGCAAATCTTCCCAAACCTGAGGCTCTGCCATGTACAACAAATAGATCTCCTATGGACTATTTCCTAGTTGGTGATGATGCCTTCCCTCTGTGGAATTATCTTATAAAGCCCTACCCCCAAAGAGGCCTGTCCAAGAAGGATTGGATATACAACTACAGATTAAGTAGGGCACACAGGATGGTGGAGAACGCCTTCAGGATTCTGGCTAACAGATTCAGAGTATTCCACACATCAATATGTCTCAAGCCTGATCGTGCAGAGTCAATAGTATTGGCCTCATGTGTTCTGCACAATATAGGAAGGAGTTCAGGAGAACCCCTTCACACATAA